Proteins encoded in a region of the Acidibrevibacterium fodinaquatile genome:
- a CDS encoding MFS transporter: protein MSLAFARNGRIWAKSRIAAWPSPVRRLFVARFLRSLAQGCLVVDFTLYLHSLHWSGTSIGAVLAGSFVLGAVLSLLVGPASDRFGCKRLLIGYEVAVALAFFAVAWSNRPAVIAIAAVFAGFGRGANGAPGCFVPVELSWLAGLIPVTSHGAAYSINTAAGFLGMGFGALFAVAPTLWSHALPGVSSYQPLFLIGGAIALVIAGLLATIPESRPPKKDIESASPLPPLAHDERKRLWYLGLISLFSGVSLGLSGPLIAYWFAVKFYLDPLQIAPALAASYFAAAFSAMLTGQLTERFGSASSFVFLQGLGALLLLGFPFLPSFPLAALVWILRFAIERGATGAMEAVMMTLVGASRRGLAGGLGTAALALPRGFGPLIAGDRIAANDLAAPFLLAAFLQILYVVLFGFAFLARDRGFTKI from the coding sequence GTGAGCTTGGCGTTCGCGCGAAACGGGCGCATCTGGGCCAAGAGTCGCATCGCCGCTTGGCCGTCACCTGTCCGGCGTCTGTTCGTGGCACGTTTCCTGCGCAGCCTGGCGCAGGGCTGCCTGGTCGTCGATTTCACGCTCTATCTTCACAGCCTGCATTGGTCGGGAACCAGCATCGGCGCTGTGCTGGCGGGGAGCTTCGTGCTTGGCGCGGTGCTCAGCCTGTTGGTTGGCCCGGCGAGCGACCGCTTCGGCTGCAAGCGCCTGCTCATTGGCTATGAAGTGGCGGTTGCTCTGGCCTTCTTTGCCGTGGCGTGGAGCAACCGTCCGGCGGTAATTGCCATCGCTGCGGTGTTCGCCGGATTTGGCCGCGGCGCCAATGGTGCGCCCGGTTGTTTTGTGCCTGTGGAATTGAGCTGGCTGGCCGGGCTTATCCCGGTCACCAGTCATGGCGCCGCGTATAGCATAAATACGGCGGCGGGATTTCTTGGCATGGGATTTGGAGCGTTGTTCGCTGTCGCGCCCACGCTCTGGTCTCACGCATTGCCCGGTGTTAGCAGCTACCAGCCACTTTTTCTGATCGGCGGGGCCATAGCCTTGGTGATCGCTGGACTGCTTGCGACAATACCCGAGAGCCGTCCACCGAAGAAGGATATCGAGAGTGCGTCACCGCTTCCGCCACTGGCCCACGACGAACGCAAGCGGCTCTGGTATCTTGGTCTGATCAGCTTGTTCAGCGGCGTTTCGCTTGGGCTTTCCGGCCCGCTCATCGCCTACTGGTTCGCGGTGAAATTCTATCTTGATCCGCTGCAGATCGCGCCAGCACTAGCTGCCTCCTATTTTGCTGCGGCCTTTTCGGCCATGCTGACTGGCCAACTCACGGAGCGATTTGGGTCTGCGAGCAGCTTTGTTTTTCTTCAAGGGCTAGGTGCCTTGCTACTGCTCGGCTTTCCTTTCCTCCCGTCGTTTCCGCTCGCGGCTCTGGTCTGGATTTTGCGGTTTGCAATCGAACGCGGCGCGACCGGCGCAATGGAAGCGGTGATGATGACGCTGGTCGGGGCCAGTAGGCGCGGCCTTGCTGGTGGTCTCGGCACCGCCGCGTTGGCGCTGCCGCGAGGCTTCGGCCCGCTCATAGCTGGTGACCGGATCGCCGCGAATGATCTTGCCGCGCCATTTCTGCTGGCGGCATTTCTGCAAATTCTCTACGTCGTTCTGTTTGGCTTCGCCTTTCTCGCGCGGGACCGCGGTTTCACGAAAATTTGA
- the folE gene encoding GTP cyclohydrolase I FolE, with product MNVIVSQSKLRSQRIVDRPSRKEAEAAVRTLLRWAGDNPGREGLRDTPARVARAYEEFFAGYDTDPVALLTRTFEEVEGYDEIVLLRNIRLESVCEHHMAPIIGRAHVAYLPAHRVVGISKLARVVEAYGKRLQIQEKLTAQIAATINEVLEPRGVAVVIEAAHQCMTTRGVHKPGVTMTTSRMLGAFRDDPATRREFFAMLQTHSPSSGCQD from the coding sequence ATGAATGTCATCGTCAGCCAATCGAAGCTACGCAGCCAACGGATCGTCGATCGCCCATCGCGCAAGGAGGCGGAAGCGGCAGTTCGCACTCTACTGCGCTGGGCTGGCGATAATCCCGGTCGTGAGGGTCTACGCGATACACCAGCGCGTGTCGCCCGCGCCTATGAGGAATTTTTTGCCGGCTATGATACTGATCCGGTAGCACTGCTCACCCGAACCTTTGAGGAGGTGGAAGGTTACGACGAGATCGTGCTGCTGCGTAATATTCGGCTCGAAAGTGTCTGTGAACACCACATGGCACCGATCATCGGGCGCGCGCATGTGGCCTATCTGCCGGCGCATCGCGTCGTCGGTATCAGCAAGCTTGCCCGCGTTGTCGAGGCCTATGGCAAGCGGCTGCAGATTCAGGAGAAGCTAACCGCACAGATCGCTGCCACCATAAACGAAGTTCTGGAACCGCGCGGAGTGGCGGTGGTGATCGAGGCGGCGCATCAATGCATGACCACACGCGGCGTCCATAAACCCGGGGTGACGATGACCACCAGCCGTATGCTCGGCGCCTTCCGCGACGATCCAGCAACGCGGCGGGAATTCTTCGCCATGCTCCAAACCCACTCACCATCAAGTGGCTGCCAGGACTAA